In Limanda limanda chromosome 23, fLimLim1.1, whole genome shotgun sequence, a genomic segment contains:
- the LOC132996937 gene encoding cystathionine beta-synthase-like gives MPSVPSTKEAPANGPVCPHAAKLHNHTNGEGKLREGSLPLNGLDKKPMAGGDSAESHQTIQIGTKIASPERKWIRPDLPSRCTWTLGASGADSPHAQVPRNVAPTILPNILHRIGDTPLVRINKIPKAFGLKCELLAKCEYFNAGGSVKDRISLRMVEDAERAGLLKPGDTLIEPTSGNTGIGLALAAAVKGYRCIIVMPEKMSMEKVDVLRALGAEIVRTPTSARFDSPESHVGVAWRLKNEIPDSHILDQYRNPSNPLAHYDTTAEEILEQCGGKLDMLVAGAGTGGTITGIARKLKERCPNIKIVGVDPEGSILAEPEEINKTDKTQYEVEGIGYDFIPTVLDRSVVDTWYKSNDEESFNMSRMLIRDEGLLCGGSSGTAMAAAVNAAKELKEGQRCVVILPDSIRNYMSKFLSDKWMVDKGFLREEDLMVKKPWWWNLKLQGLNLSAPLTVLPTVSCQKTIKILKEKGFDQAPVVDEAGLILGMVTLGNLLALILAGKIRVSDPVSKVLYKQFKQIRLTDNLGKLSRILETDHFALVVHEQIQYLTDGSPSLKQMVFGVVTAVDLLNFVTTWERRERSMSESTDEM, from the exons ATGCCGTCAGTTCCCTCCACCAAAGAGGCGCCGGCCAACGGCCCCGTGTGCCCTCACGCTGCCAAGCTGCACAACCACACCAACGGAGAGGGCAAGCTGCGGGAGGGCTCGTTACCGCTAAACGGGCTGGACAAGAAACCCATGGCGGGGGGGGACTCCGCGGAGTCGCACCAAACCATTCAGATCGGCACAAAGATCGCCTCCCCCGAGAGGAAATGGATCCGGCCCGACCTCCCCAGCCGCTGCACCTGGACCCTGGGAGCCTCGGGAGCCGACTCCCCTCACGCGCAGGTTCCAAG GAACGTGGCCCCGACCATTCTCCCAAACATCCTGCACAGGATCGGTGACACTCCCTTGGTCCGCATCAACAAAATCCCCAAGGCGTTTGGACTCAAATGTGAACTAC tgGCCAAGTGCGAGTACTTCAATGCCGGCGGCAGCGTCAAGGACCGGATCAGCCTGCGGATGGTGGAGGACGCCGAGAGAGCCGGGCTCCTCAAGCCTGGAGACACCCTCATAGAGCCCACCTCTGGAAACACTG gtattGGATTGGCCCTGGCTGCAGCAGTGAAAGGTTACCGCTGCATTATTGTCATGCCGGAGAAAATGAGCATGGaaaag GTGGACGTGTTGAGAGCCCTCGGAGCCGAGATCGTCCGCACGCCGACCAGCGCTCGATTCGACTCGCCGGAGTCTCACGTGGGCGTGGCCTGGCGCCTCAAGAACGAGATCCCCGACTCCCACATCCTGGACCAGTACCGCAACCCGAGCAATCCGCTGGCCCACTACGACACCACCGCCGAAGAGATCCTGGAGCAGTGTGGCG GCAAACTGGACATGCTGGTGGCCGGAGCAGGCACCGGGGGGACGATCACAGGTATCGCCCGCAAACTGAAGGAGAGATGCCCCAACATCAAG ATTGTTGGTGTGGACCCAGAAGGCTCCATCCTGGCTGAGCCTGAGGAGATTAACAAGACGGATAAAACCCAGTACGAGGTGGAGGGCATCGGGTACGACTTCATCCCCACGGTGCTCGACAGATCA GTGGTTGATACCTGGTACAAGTCCAATGACGAGGAGTCCTTCAACATGTCCCGTATGCTGATCCGAGATGAGGGTCTGCTGTGCG GAGGCAGCTCTGGAACGGCCATGGCAGCTGCGGTGAACGCCGCCAAGGAGCTGAAGGAGGGCCAGCGCTGCGTGGTCATCCTGCCAGACTCCATCCGCAACTACAT GTCCAAATTCCTGAGTGACAAGTGGATGGTAGACAAGGGCTTCCTGCGGGAGGAGGACCTCATGGTGAAGAAGCCATG GTGGTGGAACTTGAAGctgcagggtttgaacctgtcGGCCCCCCTCACCGTGCTGCCCACCGTCAGCTGCCAGAAGACAATCAAAATCCTCAAGGAGAAGGGATTCGACCAGGCTCCCGTCGTGGATGAGGCTGG gTTAATTCTGGGTATGGTGACTTTGGGGAACCTGTTGGCGTTGATCCTGGCAGGGAAAATCAGGGTGTCAGACCCGGTCAGCAAAGTGCTCTACAAGCAGTTCAAACAG ATCCGTCTGACCGATAACTTGGGAAAACTGTCCCGGATTCTGGAGACCGATCACTTCGCCCTGGTTGTACACGAACAGATCCAAT ACTTGACGGACGGCTCTCCCAGCCTGAAGCAGATGGTGTTCGGTGTGGTCACGGCCGTGGACCTGCTCAACTTTGTCACAACGTGGGAAAGGAGGGAGCGATCCATGTCGGAGTCGACCGACGAGATGTGA
- the LOC132996632 gene encoding splicing factor U2AF 35 kDa subunit-like isoform X3 — MQEHYDEFFEEVFAEMEEKYGAVEEMNVCDNLGDHLVGNVYVKFRREEDAEKAVMDLNNRWFNAQPIHSELSPVTDFREACCRQYEMGECTRGGFCNFMHLKPISRELRRDLYGRRRKGQRSGSPPREQRSRSRDRRRDRERRRSRDRERSGRF; from the exons ATGCAGGAGCACTATGACGAGTTCTTCGAG GAGGTGTTCgcggagatggaggagaagtaCGGAGCGGTGGAGGAGATGAACGTGTGCGATAACTTGGGCGACCACCTCGTGGGAAACGTCTACGTTAAG TTTCGTCGTGAGGAGGATGCAGAAAAAGCCGTCATGGATCTGAACAACCGCTGGTTCAACGCTCAACCCATCCACTCGGAGCTCTCCCCAGTCACCGACTTCAGGGAAGCTTGCTGCCGCCAGTATGAAATGGG AGAGTGCACCCGAGGCGGCTTCTGCAACTTCATGCACCTTAAACCAATATCACGGGAACTTCGGAGGGACTTGTACGGCCGCCGGAGGAAAGG CCAGCGCTCCGGCTCGCCTCCCCGGGAACAACGCTCTCGCTCCAGGGATCGCCGGCGGGATCGTGAAAGGCGAAGGTCGAGGGATCGGGAGCGTTCCGGAAGGTTCTAA